A stretch of Aedes aegypti strain LVP_AGWG chromosome 2, AaegL5.0 Primary Assembly, whole genome shotgun sequence DNA encodes these proteins:
- the LOC110676270 gene encoding mucin-2-like isoform X3: MNPFQMRFSAIVMLLSVSIVLCDNECSNNSRSQAQMVAYSKNCEKYIVCVGNIRILRSCPRSTAWDPTKKICTSSAVAVRCRKKRKMAIDNFRSNNVILHPEEEPSISCTDSTDSSCPAVFDPTHLVLRPHYNCEKYYLCISFLPVVLSCPRNLHFNQQSCECDLPSDAQCVSTSTVSPSTDEVTTSTKEDTTTVTDSPSTVTQEVTTEEQPTTVTDSPSTVTQEITTEEQPTTVTDSPSTVTQKITTEEQSTTATDAQSTVTQEITTEEQPTTVTDSPSTVTQEITTEEQPTTVTDSPSTVTQEITTEEQPTTVTDSPSTVTQEITTEEQPTTVTDSPSTVTQEITTEEQPTTITDSPSTVTQEVTTEEQPTTVTDSPSTVTQEITTEEQPTTVTDSSSTVTQEITTEEQSTTATDSPSTVTQEVTTEEQPTTITDSPSTATQEITTEEQSTTATDSPSTVTQEITTEEQPTTVTDSPSTLTQEVTTEEQPTTVTDSPSTVTQEITTEEQPTTVTDSPSTVTQEITTEEQPTTVTDSPSTVTQDITTEEQPTTVTDSPSTVTQEITTEEQPTTITDSPSTVTQEVTTEEKPTTVTDSPSTVTQEITTEEQPTTVTDSSSTVTQEITTEEQSTTATDSPSTVTQEVTTEEQPTTITDSPSTATQEITTEEQSTTATDSPSTVTQEITTEEQPTTVTDSPSTVTQEITTEEQPTTVTDSPSTVTQEITTGEQPTTVTDSPSTVTQEITTEEQPTTATDSQSTVTQEITTEEQPTTVTDSPSTVTQEITTEEQPTTITDSPSTVTQEVTTEEKPTTVTDSPSTVTQEITTEEQPTTVTDSSSTVTQEITIEEQSTTATDSPSTVTQEVTTEEQPTTITDSPSTATQEITTEEQSTTATDSPSTVTQEITTEEQPTTVTDSPSTLTQEVTTEEQPTTVTDSPSTVTQEITTEEQSTTVTDSPSTVTQEITTEEQPTTVTDSPSTLTQEVTTEEQPTTVTDSPSTATQEVTTEEKPTTVTDSPSTVTQEITTEEQPTTVTDSPSTGTQEITTEEQPTTVTDSPSTVTQEITTEEQPTTVTDSPSTETQEVTTEEQPTTVTDSPSTVTHEITTEEQPTTVTDSPSTETQEVTTEEQPTTVTDSPSTVTQEITTDEQPTTATDSLSTVTQEITTEEQPPTVTDSPSTVTQDVTTEEQPTTVTDSPSTVTQEITTEEQPTTVTDSPSTITQEITTEEQPTTVTDSPSTVTQEITTEEQPTTVTDSPSTVTQEITTEEQPTTVTDSPSTVTQEITTEEKPTTVTDSPSTVTQEITTEEQSTTATDSQSTVTQEITTEEQPTTATDSPSTVTQEVTTEEQPTTITDSPSTATQEITTEEQSTTATDSPSTVTQEITTEEQPTTVTDSPSTLTQEVTTEEQPTTVTDSPSTVTQEITTEEQPTTVTDSPSTVTQDVTTEEHPTTVTDSSSTVTQEITTEQQSTTVTDSPSTVTQEVTTEEKPTTVTDSPSTVTQEITTEEQPTTVTDSPSTVTQEITTEEQPTTVTDSPSTETQEVTTEEQPTTVTDSPSTVTQEITTDEQPTTATDSLSTVTQEITTEEQPPTVTDSPSTVTQDVTTEEQPTTVTDSPSTVTQEITTEEQPTTVTDSPSTVTQEITTDEQPTTATDSLSTVTQEITTEEQPPTVTDSPSTVTQDVTTEEQPTTVTDSPSTVTQEITTEEQPTTVTDSPSTITQEITTEEQPTTVTDSPSTVTQEITTEEQPTTVTDSPSTVTQEITTEEQPTTVTDSPSTVTQEITTEEQPTTVTDSPSTVTQEITTEEQPTTVTDSPSTVTQEITTEEQPTTVTDSPSTGTQEITTEEQPTTVTDSPSTVTQEITTEEQPTTVTDSPSTVTQEITTEEQPTTVTDSPSTVTQEITTEEHPTTVTDSSSTVTQEITTEQQSTTVTDSPSTVTQEVTTEEKPTTVTDSPSTVTHETTREEQPTTVTDSPSTETQEVTTEEQPTTVTDSPSTVTQEITTEEQPTTVTDSPSTGTQEITTEEQPTTVTDSPSTVTQEITTEEQPTTVTDSPSTGTQEITTEEQPTTVTDSPSTETQEVTTEEQPTTVTDSPSTVTQEITTEEQPTTVTDSSSTVTQEITTEQQSTTVTDSPSTVTQEITTEEQPTTVTDSPSTETQEVTTEEQPTTVTNSPSTETQEVTTEEQPTTVTDSPSTVTQEITTEQQSTTVTDSPSTVTQEITTEEQPTTVTDSPSTETQEVTTEEQPTTVTDSPSTVTQEITTEEQPTTVTDSPSTETQEVTTEEQPTTVTDSPSTVTQEITTEEQPTTVTDSPSTVTQEITTEEQPTTVTDSPSTGTQEITTEEQPTTVTDSPSTVTQEITTEQQSTTVTDSPSTVTQEITTEEQPTTVTDSPSTETQEVTTEEQPTTVTDSPSTVTQEITTEEQPTTVTDSPSTVTQEITTEEQPTTVTDSPSTGTQEITTEQQPTTVTDSPSTVTQEITTEQQPTTVTDSPSTVTQEITTEEQPTTVTDSPSTETQEVTTEEQPTTVTDSPSTVTQEITTEEQPTTVTDSPSTITQEITTEEQPTTITDSPSTVTQEITTEEQSTTATDSQSTVTQEITTEEQSTTVTDSPSTVTQEITTEEQPTTVTDSPSTVTQEVTTEEQPTTVTDSPSTVTQEITTEEQPTTVTDSPSTITQEVTTEEQPTTVTDSSSTVTQEITTEEQPTTVTDSPSTVTQEVTTEEQSTTATDSQSTVTQEITTEQQPTTVTDSPSTVTQEITTEQQPTTVTDSPSTVTQEITTEEKPTTVTDSPSTVTQEITTEEQSTTATDSQSTVTQEITTEEQPTTVTDSLSTVTQEITTEEHPTTVTDSPSTVTQEITTEEQSTTATDSQSTVTQEITTEEQPTTVTDSPSTVTQEITTEEKPTTVTDSPSTVTQEITTEEQPTTVTDSPSTVTQEITTEEQPTTVTDSPSTVTQEVTTEEKPTTVTDSPSTVTQEITTEEQPTTITDSPSTVTQEITTEEQSTTATDSQSTVTQEITTEEQSTTVTDSPSTVTQEITTEEQPTTVTDSPSTVTQEITTEQQSTTVTDSPSTVTQEDTTEEQPTTVTDSSSTVTQEITTEEQPTTVTDSPSTVTQEVTTEEQPTTVTDSSSTVTQEITTEEQPTTVTDSPSTVTQEITTEEQPTTVTDSPSTVTQEITTEEQPTTVTDSPSTVTQEITTEEHPTTVTDSPSTVTQEVTTEEQPTTITQSLSTTTTDVSTVTESSSTHTATESSTYSSVYSTTTNAITSTTAATPQPSLAEQVIVAVGKAIAVVDSLLQIFFNFVQQN; encoded by the exons ATGAACC CTTTCCAGATGAGGTTCTCAGCTATCGTTATGTTACTATCCGTATCGATAGTTCTCTGCGATAACGAATGCTCCAACAATAGCCGATCTCAAGCTCAAATGGTGGCATATTCGAAAAATTGCGAGAAATACATCGTTTGTGTAGGAAACATCAGAATTTTAAGATCTTGTCCAAGATCCACTGCATGGGACCCTACGAAGAAAATTTGTACTTCAAGTGCAGTCGCAGTGAGATGTAGGAAGAAACGAAAAATGGCAATAGATAACTTCCGTTCAAATAACGTAATCTTACACCCAGAAGAGGAGCCTTCGATTTCCTGCACCGATAGCACAGATAGTTCGTGTCCAGCAGTTTTCGATCCAACTCATCTTGTTTTAAGACCACACTATAACTGTGAAAAGTACTATCTTTGCATATCTTTTCTTCCTGTGGTATTGTCGTGTCCAAGGAATTTGCACTTCAATCAGCAGTCCTGTGAATGTGACCTTCCGAGTGATGCACAGTGCGTATCAACATCAACGGTTTCTCCGTCCACTGACGAGGTAACAACTTCAACGAAAGAAGATACTACTACAGTAACGGATTCTCCGTCTACTGTAACGCAG GAGGTTACAACAGAAGAGCAGCCTACTACAGTAACGGACTCCCCATCTACTGTAACACAAGAGATTACAACAGAAGAGCAGCCTACTACAGTAACGGACTCTCCATCTACTGTAACGCAAAAAATAACAACAGAAGAGCAGTCTACTACAGCAACCGACGCTCAATCAACTGTAACGCAAGAGATTACAACAGAAGAGCAGCCTACTACAGTAACGGATTCCCCATCTACTGTCACGCAAGAAATAACAACAGAAGAGCAGCCTACTACAGTAACGGACTCTCCATCTACTGTAACGCAAGAGATTACAACAGAAGAGCAGCCTACTACAGTAACGGACTCTCCGTCTACTGTAACGCAGGAGATTACAACAGAAGAGCAGCCTACTACAGTAACGGACTCCCCATCTACTGTAACGCAAGAGATTACAACAGAAGAGCAGCCTACTACAATAACGGACTCTCCATCTACTGTAACGCAGGAGGTAACAACAGAAGAGCAGCCTACTACAGTAACGGACTCCCCATCTACTGTAACGCAAGAGATTACAACAGAAGAGCAGCCTACTACAGTAACGGACTCCTCATCAACTGTAACGCAGGAGATTACAACAGAAGAGCAGTCTACTACAGCAACGGACTCCCCATCTACTGTAACGCAAGAGGTAACAACAGAAGAGCAGCCTACTACAATAACGGACTCTCCATCTACTGCAACGCAAGAGATTACAACAGAAGAGCAGTCTACTACAGCAACGGACTCCCCATCTACTGTAACGCAAGAGATTACAACAGAAGAGCAGCCTACTACAGTAACGGACTCTCCGTCTACTTTAACGCAGGAGGTTACAACAGAAGAGCAGCCTACTACAGTAACGGACTCTCCATCTACTGTAACGCAAGAGATTACAACAGAAGAGCAGCCTACTACAGTAACGGACTCTCCGTCTACTGTAACGCAGGAGATTACAACAGAAGAGCAGCCTACTACAGTAACGGACTCCCCATCTACTGTAACGCAAGATATTACAACAGAAGAGCAGCCTACTACAGTAACGGACTCCCCATCTACTGTAACGCAAGAGATTACAACAGAAGAGCAGCCTACTACAATAACGGACTCTCCATCTACTGTAACGCAGGAGGTTACAACAGAAGAGAAGCCTACTACAGTAACGGACTCCCCATCTACTGTAACGCAAGAGATTACAACAGAAGAGCAGCCTACTACAGTAACGGACTCCTCATCAACTGTAACGCAGGAGATTACAACAGAAGAGCAGTCTACTACAGCAACGGACTCCCCATCTACTGTAACGCAAGAGGTAACAACAGAAGAGCAGCCTACTACAATAACGGACTCTCCATCTACTGCAACGCAAGAGATTACAACAGAAGAGCAGTCTACTACAGCAACGGACTCCCCATCTACTGTAACGCAAGAGATTACAACAGAAGAGCAGCCTACTACAGTAACGGACTCTCCGTCTACTGTAACGCAGGAGATTACAACAGAAGAGCAGCCTACTACAGTAACGGACTCCCCATCAACTGTAACGCAGGAAATTACAACAGGAGAGCAGCCTACTACAGTAACGGACTCTCCATCTACTGTAACGCAAGAGATTACAACAGAGGAGCAGCCTACTACAGCAACCGACTCTCAATCAACTGTAACGCAAGAGATTACAACAGAAGAGCAGCCAACTACAGTAACGGACTCCCCATCTACTGTAACGCAAGAGATTACAACAGAAGAGCAGCCTACTACAATAACGGACTCTCCATCTACTGTAACGCAGGAGGTTACAACAGAAGAGAAGCCTACTACAGTAACGGACTCCCCATCTACTGTAACGCAAGAGATTACAACAGAAGAGCAGCCTACTACAGTAACGGACTCCTCATCAACTGTAACGCAGGAGATTACAATAGAAGAGCAGTCTACTACAGCAACGGACTCCCCATCTACTGTAACGCAAGAGGTAACAACAGAAGAGCAGCCTACTACAATAACGGACTCTCCATCTACTGCAACGCAAGAGATTACAACAGAAGAGCAGTCTACTACAGCAACGGACTCCCCATCTACTGTAACGCAAGAGATTACAACAGAAGAGCAGCCTACTACAGTAACGGACTCTCCGTCTACTTTAACGCAGGAGGTTACAACAGAAGAGCAGCCTACTACAGTAACGGACTCCCCATCTACTGTAACGCAAGAGATTACAACAGAAGAGCAGTCTACTACAGTAACGGACTCTCCATCTACTGTAACGCAAGAGATTACAACAGAAGAGCAGCCTACTACAGTAACGGACTCTCCGTCTACTTTAACGCAGGAGGTTACAACAGAAGAGCAGCCTACTACAGTAACCGACTCTCCGTCTACTGCAACGCAGGAGGTTACAACAGAAGAGAAGCCTACTACAGTAACGGACTCCCCATCTACTGTAACGCAAGAGATTACAACAGAAGAGCAGCCTACTACAGTAACGGACTCTCCATCTACTGGAACGCAAGAGATTACAACAGAAGAGCAGCCTACTACAGTAACGGACTCTCCATCTACTGTAACGCAAGAGATTACAACAGAAGAGCAGCCTACTACAGTAACGGACTCTCCGTCTACTGAAACGCAGGAGGTAACAACAGAAGAGCAGCCTACTACAGTAACGGACTCCCCATCTACTGTAACGCATGAGATTACAACAGAAGAGCAGCCTACTACAGTAACGGACTCTCCATCTACTGAAACGCAGGAGGTAACAACAGAAGAGCAGCCTACTACAGTAACAGACTCCCCATCTACTGTAACGCAAGAGATTACAACAGATGAGCAGCCTACTACAGCAACGGATTCCCTATCTACTGTAACGCAAGAGATAACAACAGAAGAGCAGCCTCCTACAGTAACCGACTCTCCGTCTACTGTAACGCAGGACGTTACAACAGAAGAGCAGCCTACTACCGTAACGGACTCCCCATCTACTGTAACGCAAGAGATTACAACAGAAGAGCAGCCTACTACAGTAACGGACTCTCCGTCTACTATAACGCAAGAGATTACAACAGAAGAGCAGCCTACTACAGTAACGGACTCTCCATCTACTGTAACGCAGGAGATTACAACAGAAGAGCAGCCTACTACAGTAACGGACTCTCCATCTACTGTAACGCAAGAGATTACAACAGAAGAGCAGCCTACTACAGTAACGGACTCCCCATCTACTGTAACACAAGAGATTACAACAGAAGAGAAGCCTACTACAGTAACGGACTCTCCATCTACTGTAACGCAAGAGATAACAACAGAGGAGCAGTCTACTACAGCAACCGACTCTCAATCAACTGTAACGCAAGAGATTACAACAGAAGAGCAGCCTACTACAGCAACGGACTCCCCATCTACTGTAACGCAAGAGGTAACAACAGAAGAGCAGCCTACTACAATAACGGACTCTCCATCTACTGCAACGCAAGAGATTACAACAGAAGAGCAGTCTACTACAGCAACGGACTCCCCTTCTACTGTAACGCAAGAGATTACAACAGAAGAGCAGCCTACTACAGTAACGGACTCTCCGTCTACTTTAACGCAGGAGGTTACAACAGAAGAGCAGCCTACTACAGTAACGGACTCCCCATCTACTGTAACGCAAGAGATTACAACAGAAGAGCAGCCTACTACAGTAACGGACTCTCCATCTACTGTAACGCAGGACGTTACAACAGAAGAGCATCCTACTACAGTAACGGACTCTTCATCTACTGTAACGCAAGAGATTACAACAGAACAGCAGTCTACTACAGTAACCGACTCTCCGTCTACTGTAACGCAGGAGGTTACAACAGAAGAGAAGCCTACTACAGTAACGGACTCCCCATCTACTGTAACGCAAGAGATTACAACAGAAGAGCAGCCTACTACAGTAACGGACTCTCCATCTACTGTAACGCAAGAGATTACAACAGAAGAGCAGCCTACTACTGTAACGGACTCTCCGTCTACTGAAACGCAGGAGGTTACAACAGAAGAGCAGCCTACTACAGTAACGGACTCCCCATCTACTGTAACGCAAGAGATTACAACAGATGAGCAGCCTACTACAGCAACGGATTCCCTATCTACTGTAACGCAAGAGATAACAACAGAAGAGCAGCCTCCTACAGTAACCGACTCTCCGTCTACTGTAACGCAGGACGTTACAACAGAAGAGCAGCCTACTACAGTAACGGACTCCCCATCTACTGTAACGCAAGAGATTACAACAGAAGAGCAGCCTACTACAGTAACGGACTCCCCATCTACTGTAACGCAAGAGATTACAACAGATGAGCAGCCTACTACAGCAACGGATTCCCTATCTACTGTAACGCAAGAGATAACAACAGAAGAGCAGCCTCCTACAGTAACCGACTCTCCGTCTACTGTAACGCAGGACGTTACAACAGAAGAGCAGCCTACTACAGTAACGGACTCTCCATCTACTGTAACGCAAGAGATTACAACAGAAGAGCAGCCTACTACAGTAACGGACTCTCCGTCTACTATAACGCAAGAGATTACAACAGAAGAGCAGCCTACTACAGTAACGGATTCCCCATCTACTGTCACGCAAGAAATAACAACAGAAGAGCAGCCTACTACAGTAACGGACTCTCCATCTACTGTAACGCAAGAGATTACAACAGAAGAGCAGCCTACTACAGTAACGGACTCTCCGTCTACTGTAACGCAGGAGATTACAACAGAAGAGCAGCCTACTACAGTAACGGACTCTCCATCTACTGTAACGCAAGAGATTACAACAGAAGAGCAGCCTACTACAGTAACGGACTCCCCATCAACTGTAACGCAAGAGATAACAACAGAAGAGCAGCCTACTACAGTAACGGACTCTCCATCTACTGGAACGCAAGAGATTACAACAGAAGAGCAGCCTACTACAGTAACGGACTCTCCATCTACTGTAACGCAGGAGATTACAACAGAAGAGCAGCCTACTACAGTAACGGACTCCCCATCTACTGTAACGCAAGAGATTACAACAGAAGAGCAGCCTACTACAGTAACGGACTCTCCATCTACTGTAACGCAAGAGATTACAACAGAAGAGCATCCTACTACAGTAACGGACTCTTCATCTACTGTAACGCAAGAGATTACAACAGAACAGCAGTCTACTACAGTAACGGACTCTCCGTCTACTGTAACGCAGGAGGTTACAACAGAAGAGAAGCCTACTACAGTAACGGACTCCCCATCTACTGTAACGCATGAGACTACAAGAGAAGAGCAGCCTACTACAGTAACGGACTCTCCATCTACTGAAACGCAGGAGGTAACAACAGAAGAGCAGCCTACTACAGTAACGGACTCCCCATCAACTGTAACGCAAGAGATAACAACAGAAGAGCAGCCTACTACAGTAACGGACTCCCCATCTACTGGAACGCAAGAGATTACAACAGAAGAGCAGCCTACTACAGTAACGGACTCTCCATCTACTGTAACGCAAGAGATTACAACAGAAGAGCAGCCTACTACAGTAACGGACTCTCCATCTACTGGAACGCAAGAGATTACAACAGAAGAGCAGCCTACTACAGTAACGGACTCTCCATCTACTGAAACGCAGGAGGTAACAACAGAAGAGCAGCCTACTACAGTAACGGACTCTCCATCAACTGTAACGCAAGAGATAACAACAGAAGAGCAGCCTACTACAGTAACGGACTCTTCATCTACTGTAACGCAAGAGATTACAACAGAACAGCAGTCTACTACAGTAACGGACTCTCCATCTACTGTAACGCAAGAGATTACAACAGAAGAGCAGCCTACTACAGTAACGGACTCTCCATCTACTGAAACGCAGGAGGTTACAACAGAAGAGCAGCCTACTACAGTAACGAACTCTCCATCTACTGAAACGCAGGAGGTTACAACAGAAGAGCAGCCTACAACAGTAACGGACTCCCCATCAACTGTAACGCAAGAGATTACAACAGAACAGCAGTCTACTACAGTAACGGACTCTCCATCTACTGTAACGCAAGAGATTACAACAGAAGAGCAGCCTACTACAGTAACGGACTCTCCATCTACTGAAACGCAGGAGGTTACAACAGAAGAGCAGCCTACTACAGTAACGGACTCTCCATCTACTGTAACGCAAGAGATTACAACAGAAGAGCAGCCTACTACAGTAACGGACTCTCCATCTACTGAAACGCAGGAGGTTACAACAGAAGAGCAGCCTACTACAGTAACGGACTCTCCATCTACTGTAACGCAAGAGATTACAACAGAAGAGCAGCCTACTACAGTAACGGACTCCCCATCAACTGTAACGCAAGAGATTACAACAGAAGAGCAGCCTACTACAGTAACGGACTCTCCATCTACTGGAACGCAAGAGATAACAACAGAAGAGCAGCCTACTACAGTAACGGACTCTCCATCTACTGTAACGCAAGAGATTACAACAGAACAGCAGTCTACTACAGTAACGGACTCTCCATCTACTGTAACGCAAGAGATTACAACAGAAGAGCAGCCTACTACAGTAACGGACTCTCCATCTACTGAAACGCAGGAGGTTACAACAGAAGAGCAGCCTACTACAGTAACGGACTCTCCATCTACTGTAACGCAAGAGATTACAACAGAAGAGCAGCCTACTACAGTAACGGACTCCCCATCAACTGTAACGCAAGAGATTACAACAGAAGAGCAGCCTACTACAGTAACGGACTCTCCATCTACTGGAACGCAAGAGATTACAACAGAACAGCAGCCTACTACAGTAACGGACTCTCCATCTACTGTAACGCAGGAGATTACAACAGAACAGCAGCCTACTACAGTAACGGACTCTCCATCTACTGTAACGCAAGAGATTACAACAGAAGAGCAGCCTACTACAGTAACGGACTCTCCGTCTACTGAAACGCAGGAGGTTACAACAGAAGAGCAGCCTACTACAGTAACGGACTCTCCATCTACTGTAACGCAAGAGATTACAACAGAAGAGCAGCCTACTACAGTAACGGATTCCCCATCTACTATAACGCAAGAGATTACAACAGAAGAGCAGCCTACTACAATAACGGACTCCCCATCTACTGTAACGCAAGAGATAACAACAGAAGAGCAGTCTACTACAGCAACCGACTCTCAATCAACTGTAACGCAAGAGATTACAACAGAAGAGCAGTCTACTACAGTAACGGATTCCCCATCTACTGTAACGCAAGAGATTACAACAGAAGAGCAGCCTACTACAGTAACGGACTCTCCGTCTACTGTAACGCAGGAGGTTACAACAGAAGAGCAGCCTACTACAGTAACGGACTCCCCATCTACTGTAACGCAAGAGATTACGACAGAAGAGCAGCCTACTACAGTAACGGACTCTCCGTCTACTATAACGCAGGAGGTAACAACAGAAGAGCAGCCTACTACAGTAACGGACTCTTCATCTACTGTAACGCAAGAGATTACAACAGAAGAGCAGCCTACTACAGTAACGGACTCCCCATCAACTGTAACGCAGGAGGTTACAACAGAAGAGCAGTCTACTACAGCAACCGACTCTCAATCAACTGTAACGCAAGAGATTACAACAGAACAGCAGCCTACTACAGTAACGGACTCCCCATCTACTGTAACGCAAGAGATTACAACAGAACAGCAGCCTACTACAGTAACGGACTCTCCATCTACTGTAACGCAAGAGATTACAACAGAAGAGAAGCCTACTACAGTAACGGACTCTCCATCTACTGTAACACAAGAGATTACAACAGAAGAGCAGTCTACTACAGCAACCGACTCTCAATCAACTGTAACGCAAGAGATTACAACAGAAGAGCAGCCTACTACAGTAACGGACTCTCTGTCTACTGTAACACAAGAGATTACAACAGAAGAGCATCCTACTACAGTAACGGACTCTCCATCTACTGTAACGCAAGAGATAACAACAGAAGAGCAGTCTACTACAGCAACCGACTCTCAATCAACTGTAACGCAAGAGATTACAACAGAAGAGCAGCCTACTACAGTAACGGACTCTCCGTCTACTGTAACGCAAGAGATTACAACAGAAGAGAAGCCTACTACAGTAACGGACTCTCCATCTACTGTAACGCAAGAGATTACAACAGAAGAGCAGCCTACTACAGTAACAGATTCTCCATCTACTGTAACGCAAGAGATTACAACAGAAGAGCAGCCTACTACAGTAACGGACTCTCCATCTACTGTAACGCAGGAGGTTACAACAGAAGAGAAGCCTACTACAGTAACGGACTCTCCATCTACTGTAACGCAAGAGATTACAACAGAAGAGCAGCCTACTACAATCACGGACTCCCCATCTACTGTAACGCAAGAGATAACAACAGAAGAGCAGTCTACTACAGCAACCGACTCTCAATCAACTGTAACGCAAGAGATTACAACAGAAGAGCAGTCTACTACAGTAACGGATTCCCCATCTACTGTAACGCAAGAGATTACAACAGAAGAGCAGCCTACTACAGTAACGGACTCTCCATCTACTGTAACGCAAGAGATTACAACAGAACAGCAGTCTACTACAGTAACGGACTCTCCGTCTACTGTAACGCAGGAGGATACAACAGAAGAGCAGCCTACTACAGTAACGGACTCCTCATCTACTGTAACGCAAGAGATTACGACAGAAGAGCAGCCTACTACAGTAACGGACTCTCCGTCTACTGTAACGCAGGAGGTAACAACAGAAGAGCAGCCTACTACAGTAACGGACTCTTCATCTACTGTAACGCAAGAGATTACAACAGAAGAGCAGCCTACTACAGTAACGGACTCCCCATCAACTGTAACGCAAGAGATTACAACAGAAGAGCAGCCTACTACAGTAACAGATTCTCCATCAACTGTAACGCAAGAGATTACAACAGAAGAGCAGCCTACTACAGTAACGGACTCCCCATCAACTGTAACGCAGGAGATTACAACAGAAGAGCATCCTACTACAGTAACGGACTCTCCATCTACTGTAACGCAGGAGGTAACAACAGAGGAGCAACCTACTACAATCACACAGAGCctttcaacaacaacaacggaTGTTTCTACTGTAACGGAGAGTTCTTCAACACATACAGCTACAGAATCATCTACTTACTCTTCAGTGTATAGCACTACAACGAATGCAATCACTTCAACAACGGCTGCAACTCCGCAACCGTCCCTCGCAGAGCAGGTTATTGTTGCCGTAGGCAAAGCAATCGCTGTCGTTGACAGTttgttacaaatattttttaactttgTTCAACAGAATTAA